Proteins found in one Nitratiruptor sp. SB155-2 genomic segment:
- a CDS encoding HupE/UreJ family protein, producing the protein MRVLLLLLPMWLLAHPLNITKIWLDFDQNRAHLRFVIFNIHNIDKTHSAVANHLHIQGCTLIPQKVEIHNEVVINAYYKLLCKPLHKRKITFDLFFDQDPTQQGVCKITDHNKIDLLIFSPKKRTYTIQTFTPQTHFATFLKEGIRHIFQGTDHLLFLLLLIIPIIFKERSFFKAFLKIFAIATLFSIAHSITLFLNALHILTPPPRLIEVLIAITILLTALNNLYPLVQREGLLAFGFGLIHGFGFAGAMQDLHLSMKNFIMSVASFNIGIEIGQFLVILALLPFLWLIRSHKVLFRFISLSAMIIACYWIVQRSLGDSL; encoded by the coding sequence ATGAGAGTACTACTGCTTCTTCTTCCTATGTGGCTCTTGGCCCATCCGCTCAATATCACGAAAATATGGCTCGATTTTGATCAAAACAGAGCACATCTACGCTTTGTCATTTTCAATATCCACAATATTGACAAAACCCACAGTGCCGTTGCAAACCATTTGCACATTCAAGGATGTACCCTGATCCCTCAAAAAGTAGAGATTCATAACGAAGTGGTCATCAATGCCTACTATAAACTCCTTTGTAAACCACTCCATAAGCGCAAAATTACTTTCGATCTCTTTTTTGATCAAGATCCTACACAACAGGGTGTGTGCAAAATCACTGACCATAACAAAATCGATCTGCTTATCTTTTCACCAAAAAAGAGAACATATACTATTCAAACATTTACTCCGCAGACCCATTTTGCAACCTTTTTGAAAGAGGGGATCCGTCATATTTTTCAAGGGACCGATCATCTTCTTTTTCTACTCTTGTTGATCATCCCTATCATTTTCAAAGAACGCTCCTTCTTCAAAGCTTTCCTGAAAATTTTTGCCATTGCCACTCTTTTTAGTATCGCCCATTCAATCACGCTATTCCTGAACGCTTTGCATATTCTCACTCCACCTCCTCGTCTTATAGAAGTCCTTATCGCCATAACCATCCTCTTAACGGCACTCAACAATTTATATCCTCTTGTGCAACGAGAGGGATTGCTGGCATTTGGATTTGGCTTGATCCACGGTTTTGGTTTTGCAGGCGCTATGCAAGACCTTCATCTGAGTATGAAAAATTTTATAATGAGTGTAGCGAGTTTTAATATTGGCATCGAAATCGGTCAATTCCTTGTCATTTTGGCCCTATTACCTTTCCTGTGGTTGATTCGATCACACAAAGTCCTATTTCGTTTTATTTCATTGAGTGCTATGATCATAGCGTGTTACTGGATCGTACAACGTTCGCTGGGAGATAGTCTATGA
- a CDS encoding glycosyltransferase family 2 protein, with the protein MVKTVFIILLSLFLIVTLGIILYSFYQYYILFNSMFIKIGYGIILGFTSLVIFRYMLLLFFSIFRTIQRSAEETYQIDPKQRYPKVSVIVPAYNEAKTIATSISSLLTQNYPNLEIIVVDDGSSDETYFKAKQFEHNEFCKEIRVFRKKNEGKSKAINYGIERSTGELIFVMDADSKISQNAILLLARHFEDPDIAAVAGSVYVSNQVNLITKLQALEYIEGLNMVRNGQAFLKAVNIIPGPVGMFRKNALYNVGLYDHDTFAEDCDVTLKLIAKGYKIDFEPEAVAYTEAPENLLDLIKQRYRWTRGILQAIRKHRNLLWNFKENTTASMVMWYMLFESLFWPFADIWVNIFVLYWAVTSGMSIFIFYWWSIFTILDVAGALYCILLTGEKLGLVFYAVYYRIFFIETINLAKIFASIEEFMGIQMSWGKLERKGHL; encoded by the coding sequence ATGGTAAAAACCGTATTTATTATTTTATTGAGCCTTTTTTTGATTGTTACACTGGGCATCATCTTATATTCGTTTTATCAATATTACATACTCTTTAACTCTATGTTTATAAAAATCGGCTATGGCATCATTCTTGGATTTACTTCTCTTGTCATTTTTCGCTATATGCTGCTGCTCTTTTTCTCCATTTTCCGTACAATCCAAAGAAGTGCCGAAGAGACCTATCAAATCGATCCAAAACAGCGGTATCCTAAGGTCAGTGTTATCGTGCCTGCCTATAACGAAGCAAAAACAATCGCCACTTCCATCTCCTCTTTGTTGACACAAAACTATCCCAATTTGGAGATAATAGTTGTGGATGATGGCAGCAGTGACGAGACCTATTTTAAAGCAAAACAGTTTGAACACAATGAATTTTGCAAAGAGATTCGGGTATTTCGTAAAAAAAATGAAGGAAAATCCAAAGCGATCAATTATGGAATAGAGCGCTCAACCGGCGAGCTTATATTTGTTATGGATGCAGATTCAAAAATATCGCAAAACGCCATACTCCTTTTAGCACGTCATTTTGAAGATCCTGATATCGCAGCTGTCGCGGGGAGTGTATATGTAAGTAATCAAGTCAATCTTATCACCAAACTGCAAGCGCTTGAGTATATTGAAGGACTCAATATGGTTCGTAACGGCCAGGCTTTTTTAAAAGCTGTCAATATCATCCCGGGACCCGTCGGAATGTTTCGAAAAAATGCTCTATATAATGTGGGACTGTATGATCATGACACTTTTGCTGAAGATTGCGATGTAACCTTGAAACTAATAGCAAAAGGCTATAAGATCGATTTTGAGCCTGAAGCCGTAGCATACACAGAAGCACCGGAAAATCTTTTGGATCTCATCAAACAGCGCTACCGATGGACAAGGGGAATTTTACAGGCTATTCGAAAACACCGCAATCTTTTATGGAATTTCAAAGAAAACACCACCGCAAGCATGGTCATGTGGTATATGCTGTTCGAATCTCTCTTCTGGCCTTTTGCCGATATATGGGTCAATATTTTCGTACTTTACTGGGCAGTCACTTCTGGTATGAGTATTTTTATTTTTTACTGGTGGAGTATTTTTACCATACTAGACGTTGCAGGAGCGCTCTACTGTATACTCCTAACAGGAGAAAAACTTGGACTTGTCTTTTATGCGGTCTATTATCGTATCTTTTTTATCGAAACGATCAATTTGGCTAAAATATTTGCTAGTATAGAAGAGTTTATGGGTATTCAAATGAGTTGGGGCAAATTGGAAAGAAAGGGGCATTTATGA
- a CDS encoding tetratricopeptide repeat protein: protein MLKFLLVIVPLYLFASSITIDSKALEAEITKHPEDQNLKILLGKYYFAHDKLHKAKEIFQSIKQNSIAQSYLKKIAAQELYRQLHTKYGSDEAIVTHVEDNNVLIKIYPFMQKQLSLQAKRKLAKALVATHHYKQALQLLNTLPNSPQKELLLAHLYEGMKEYKKALAIYERLYQTDKIDAQKLLALYEKTGDVSGYKKVLDSLEKRGEATSKERATYQKLLQESISYLQKQYQLHPSWDSLSPLFWTLYDNGKIDKAIHLLQIHLKKYRSDQKALELLANVYSWQGEPQKAISLLQNSPSSFQRDHLLAKLYAQNNQKERARKIYKKLLKQYPNNTTIQKEYNILTGNIDTLLASYQKNFATKQDSVSVGKLATLYAKKNPQKSIKLLQTYIEKHPDALELYPLLARLYLEQKEFYKGFSLLEYWANKKNTPQAKLLLAKNYFYFGFNQEALNVLQEILQQEPRFQKALALKAQILKINPRYLILDQTKSRAQTLLVYADRAYFNGLYQDAIDYYKAYLFLMPKDDNARERYAFALEYAKEYAKAAGEFFHLLHKKDPLVHYHYAFNLQKMGKLKKAKKEYESLLRSFREVPDFIKQFIQEWKKAWENRDIKKYKTFYDPHSFSSQWLAKKRHIFQQAKFIQVHLYEPRLVSHKGNLYTIRFFQEYTSSNKEDKGYKTLTLRCKNKQCLIVAEKWEKGTYTPQKEPSSLLFFVKQNLNILNKQLQNRETDLDQLIQTYKKKTLNLR from the coding sequence GTGCTTAAATTCTTGCTTGTTATAGTGCCGCTCTATCTGTTCGCTTCCTCCATCACTATAGATTCAAAAGCGTTAGAGGCCGAAATAACAAAACATCCTGAGGATCAAAATCTCAAAATTTTACTTGGAAAATACTATTTTGCACATGACAAGCTTCATAAAGCAAAAGAGATCTTTCAATCCATAAAGCAAAACAGCATAGCACAATCGTATCTTAAAAAAATTGCGGCACAAGAGCTATACCGTCAACTCCATACAAAATATGGCAGCGATGAAGCCATTGTTACTCATGTTGAGGACAATAATGTTTTGATCAAAATTTATCCCTTTATGCAAAAACAGCTTTCATTACAAGCAAAACGCAAACTTGCCAAAGCTTTAGTGGCAACGCATCATTATAAACAAGCGCTGCAACTCCTCAACACACTTCCAAATTCACCACAAAAAGAGCTTCTGCTGGCACATCTTTATGAAGGAATGAAGGAGTACAAAAAAGCACTTGCAATCTATGAAAGGCTCTACCAAACAGACAAAATCGATGCACAAAAACTCCTTGCGCTTTATGAAAAAACAGGTGATGTGAGCGGATATAAAAAAGTTTTGGACAGTTTAGAAAAAAGAGGCGAAGCCACATCCAAAGAGCGGGCCACATATCAAAAACTGTTGCAAGAAAGTATCAGTTATTTGCAAAAACAATACCAGCTCCATCCCTCCTGGGATAGCCTCTCTCCACTCTTTTGGACGCTCTATGATAACGGAAAAATCGATAAAGCTATCCATCTTTTACAAATCCATCTCAAAAAATACCGAAGCGACCAGAAAGCTTTAGAACTGTTAGCAAACGTCTATAGCTGGCAAGGAGAGCCTCAAAAAGCGATATCTCTTTTACAAAACTCCCCCTCCTCTTTCCAAAGAGATCACCTATTGGCAAAACTCTACGCACAAAACAATCAAAAAGAGAGGGCGCGCAAAATATATAAAAAACTACTCAAACAATACCCAAACAATACAACTATTCAAAAAGAGTATAATATCCTCACAGGTAATATCGATACCCTTCTTGCATCGTACCAAAAGAATTTTGCTACCAAACAAGATAGCGTCTCTGTAGGAAAACTAGCAACGCTGTATGCCAAGAAAAATCCCCAAAAATCGATAAAGCTTTTGCAAACATATATAGAAAAACACCCCGATGCACTCGAACTTTATCCTCTTCTTGCAAGACTCTATCTAGAGCAAAAAGAGTTTTATAAAGGATTTAGTCTGCTGGAGTACTGGGCAAACAAGAAAAATACACCTCAAGCCAAACTGCTTTTGGCAAAGAACTATTTCTATTTTGGGTTCAACCAAGAAGCGCTCAACGTTTTGCAAGAGATTTTACAGCAAGAGCCCCGTTTTCAAAAAGCTTTGGCGCTTAAAGCCCAAATTTTAAAAATCAACCCTCGTTATCTTATTTTAGATCAAACAAAAAGCAGAGCACAGACACTGTTGGTGTATGCTGATAGAGCATATTTCAATGGACTCTATCAGGATGCCATCGACTACTATAAAGCATATCTTTTTTTAATGCCAAAAGATGACAACGCAAGAGAGCGATACGCTTTTGCCTTGGAGTATGCCAAAGAGTATGCCAAAGCGGCCGGCGAATTTTTTCATCTTCTTCATAAAAAAGATCCTCTTGTTCATTACCATTACGCTTTTAATTTACAAAAAATGGGGAAACTGAAAAAGGCAAAAAAAGAGTATGAAAGCCTATTGCGATCTTTCCGAGAGGTGCCCGATTTCATAAAGCAATTTATCCAAGAATGGAAAAAAGCATGGGAAAACAGGGATATAAAAAAATATAAAACGTTTTATGACCCACACTCTTTTTCTTCTCAATGGCTTGCAAAAAAACGGCACATTTTCCAACAGGCTAAGTTTATACAGGTACACCTCTATGAGCCCCGCTTGGTAAGCCATAAAGGCAACCTCTACACCATTCGGTTTTTTCAAGAGTATACCTCATCCAATAAAGAGGATAAAGGATATAAAACACTCACCCTTCGATGCAAAAATAAACAATGCCTCATCGTTGCCGAAAAATGGGAAAAAGGAACATATACACCACAAAAGGAGCCCTCTTCGCTTCTCTTTTTTGTCAAACAAAATCTAAATATTCTCAATAAGCAGCTACAGAACAGAGAAACAGACCTTGATCAACTTATCCAAACCTATAAAAAAAAAACGCTCAACCTCAGATAG
- a CDS encoding polysaccharide lyase family 7 protein, producing MHQLKVLRALWILSAVCISLFAHDAPYAIQKFRHVLNHAKLQAPKSHFDPRWSVPYGQFQYFANRYFYLQDARFMTFFMCGKKHRSELRFKEEWRVETKVPKIIRARVYLFPLDQKKEFTFLQIHADSHRAGDNGKIINKPLLRLTWWKEQHNKHDHLWAVIRLSADPDKQRYEKIDLGKRPNSFFDVSIEVKRSRMKIYINHMLKIDKDVSYWNGFWNYFKAGVYLQGDGCAKVLFDSLTMK from the coding sequence ATGCACCAACTAAAAGTTTTGCGAGCACTTTGGATATTATCAGCTGTCTGCATATCCCTTTTTGCCCACGATGCGCCCTACGCTATACAAAAATTTAGGCATGTTTTAAACCATGCAAAACTGCAAGCTCCTAAAAGCCATTTTGACCCAAGATGGAGTGTTCCATATGGGCAGTTTCAGTATTTTGCAAATCGCTACTTTTATCTCCAAGATGCGAGATTTATGACCTTTTTCATGTGCGGGAAAAAACATCGCAGCGAACTAAGATTCAAAGAGGAGTGGAGAGTAGAGACGAAAGTTCCTAAAATAATCCGTGCAAGAGTCTATCTTTTTCCTCTTGATCAAAAAAAGGAGTTTACATTTTTACAAATACATGCAGACTCCCATAGAGCAGGAGACAATGGGAAAATTATTAATAAGCCTCTTTTGAGACTGACATGGTGGAAAGAACAACATAACAAACATGATCATCTTTGGGCAGTGATCCGACTCAGTGCAGATCCTGACAAACAGCGATATGAAAAGATCGATCTCGGAAAGAGACCAAACAGTTTTTTCGATGTTTCTATAGAGGTGAAGCGATCTCGTATGAAAATCTACATAAACCACATGCTCAAAATCGACAAAGATGTAAGCTACTGGAACGGTTTTTGGAACTACTTCAAAGCAGGTGTCTATCTGCAAGGAGACGGATGCGCAAAAGTTTTGTTTGATTCATTAACAATGAAATAG
- a CDS encoding polysaccharide deacetylase family protein: protein MNKAHISFSNRYPLDLIFAVALFLFFIAVLFHSLVPNYSHLFNRYLSTLPKNAKVYFLISDKTIDFLNRRGFDSQTYIERMKLVQKYLTDAGISYQVINETKIPSLHRGDVLIALDTINLASKTKKELLSFLEQGGRLLFNYHFGYFQDGKYQGDHLIHTITGLRALMEVKHKTDLFITPKLLSPVAGDFQKAKTFDYILYDNVPLFHSNQIPDAVMSNWNANSTPVLEGKQLDFFDAGVEWHGTYKKGTWIYFSFPSYTLTDNSFNMFSYFVKNALHFLKEPVTVTPYPYLDKQKVVFISEDTEYQYQNLEHFSQLANQKKIHVTAFCVGYLAEKYPKITADAAQNPYLEIGSHSYSHTKIIGTPLKNMEREILGSKLLLEKITNTKVVGFRPPREEIDDNMTKILINSGYIYTMEKHKTYIYPQQEYPGLITLPRHGTDDYEYIINLDWNKEKILEQIIKETEFLTRLNILYTLSVHTHLLTYGSNIEILSKYFDYLNQHPDITPLMGKEIALTAKELKNIQITTNYSVNKIFVQITNKNDKQVHHFRFRIYYPNITLLSHPTAEIIGIRTKTVSNNKKEKYMDIEVSKLMPKSTLNIIFDYQ, encoded by the coding sequence ATGAACAAAGCACATATATCTTTTTCGAATAGATATCCTCTCGATCTGATTTTTGCTGTTGCTCTTTTTCTTTTTTTTATCGCTGTACTCTTTCATTCGCTCGTTCCAAACTATTCACATCTATTCAATCGGTATCTCTCCACTCTACCCAAAAATGCAAAAGTCTATTTTTTAATATCCGACAAAACGATCGATTTTTTAAATAGACGAGGATTCGATAGTCAAACCTATATAGAGAGAATGAAACTCGTCCAAAAATACCTCACAGATGCAGGCATCTCTTATCAAGTAATCAATGAAACCAAAATCCCGTCTTTACATCGAGGAGATGTACTCATTGCTCTTGATACTATCAACCTCGCTTCCAAAACGAAAAAAGAGCTTCTATCCTTTTTGGAACAAGGGGGAAGACTTCTTTTTAACTACCATTTTGGCTATTTTCAAGATGGTAAATATCAAGGGGATCATCTCATACATACTATTACCGGCCTTCGAGCTTTGATGGAAGTGAAGCATAAAACAGATCTGTTTATCACGCCAAAACTCCTTAGTCCGGTAGCTGGTGATTTCCAAAAAGCAAAAACCTTCGATTATATTTTATATGATAATGTCCCTCTCTTTCATTCCAATCAGATTCCCGACGCCGTTATGTCCAATTGGAATGCAAACTCCACTCCAGTTTTGGAAGGAAAACAGCTCGATTTTTTTGATGCAGGAGTCGAGTGGCACGGCACTTACAAAAAAGGAACATGGATCTATTTCTCTTTTCCTTCCTATACGCTTACTGATAATAGTTTCAACATGTTTTCCTATTTTGTCAAAAACGCTTTGCATTTTTTGAAAGAACCTGTAACAGTCACTCCTTATCCATATCTTGACAAGCAAAAAGTTGTCTTTATTTCAGAAGATACAGAATACCAATACCAAAATCTTGAACACTTTTCTCAACTTGCCAATCAAAAAAAGATTCATGTCACCGCCTTTTGTGTCGGATATCTTGCTGAGAAATATCCCAAAATCACAGCCGATGCGGCACAAAACCCCTATCTTGAAATAGGTTCGCACAGCTATTCCCATACAAAAATCATAGGCACACCGCTCAAAAATATGGAGCGAGAGATTTTGGGATCAAAACTGCTATTAGAAAAAATCACGAATACCAAAGTGGTCGGTTTCAGGCCTCCTAGAGAAGAGATCGACGACAATATGACCAAGATTCTTATAAATTCTGGATATATTTATACGATGGAAAAACACAAAACATACATCTATCCACAACAGGAGTATCCAGGCCTCATTACTCTTCCCCGACATGGAACGGATGATTATGAATACATTATCAATCTTGACTGGAACAAAGAGAAAATTTTAGAACAAATTATCAAAGAGACGGAGTTTTTAACAAGATTGAATATTCTCTATACACTCAGTGTACATACCCATCTGCTGACTTACGGCAGCAATATTGAGATACTTTCAAAATATTTTGATTATCTCAATCAACACCCAGATATTACTCCGCTAATGGGAAAAGAGATTGCCCTCACTGCAAAAGAGCTAAAAAACATTCAAATCACAACAAACTACTCGGTCAATAAGATCTTTGTTCAAATCACTAATAAAAATGATAAACAAGTTCACCATTTTCGCTTTCGTATCTACTATCCCAATATCACTCTCCTTTCCCATCCGACAGCTGAAATTATAGGTATTCGAACCAAAACAGTCTCCAACAACAAAAAAGAAAAATATATGGATATTGAGGTTTCTAAACTGATGCCAAAATCAACACTCAATATTATCTTTGATTACCAATGA
- a CDS encoding tetratricopeptide repeat protein, whose amino-acid sequence MHKSILNIFGSSFLLLLLFAGCANKDVAQKAYRNGDYETAFAIWKRRADAGYLDASIHLANILYKTGKIRDYASFIRLAQQAYNQGNKKAAFLLEDIYIKQGNLQKAFYWMQKGDLTLSSQRDFQNHLYLVRHFLTSFSDQKYFLETFEKIAQNNPLAAYALAKFYNDPTNPFYAPKRALYFYKIAYASGNIDAGLGLARLYAYQYHDEAQALKILGELVAQKNARAAYEIGNIFYQKMQKSLQSYNHPCITTHFQKPDQFYVKKTTLFKLQELYMQKGVAVWYQKAYDMGYKAAMLRLIAFDIDQKRLGTPNSYSKMTPQEAEDFLLSYPDSSPKPKLLLARLYTAYPTLGKTELAESIYIDYMDQNLTDAEWKLYQLYRIKGTKNYRAQTYLQDLVQRGFKPALITWAYQNLLANKEKRHSYKILLDAAQKGDVNAISYLYTLQSKGIIKDVPIFELLEKACETDPLNSSIDLQFAAYYLKNNKLTQSATIFQYYAQHNNDKAQFHLAQIYKNLCKVNLQTYWLEKAKMHNNRRAQIEYASLVFDGFIDGNIQETVHMLDTYAQEGDILSANILGDAYAEGKGVDFNPKAAIYYYTLAIKNGDGNGYINIASLYEKINIDHRYDNIIENMYLKAISAHAKNAKVLYAQFLVKKGAIKKAKELLLSDLRNPKAKVLLYKITGKNYYLHQGPLTDNGRLLLQYAASIAKKSRKKALLYAFRAHLCNTPSSGKLTYDLMRFINDSKTIKRIYEKAKRYPRCTN is encoded by the coding sequence ATGCACAAATCTATTTTAAATATCTTTGGTAGCAGCTTTCTTTTACTGCTGCTGTTTGCAGGATGTGCCAACAAAGATGTGGCACAAAAAGCGTACCGCAATGGTGACTATGAAACAGCTTTTGCTATCTGGAAACGAAGAGCGGATGCAGGGTATCTCGATGCCAGCATCCATCTAGCCAATATTTTGTATAAAACAGGAAAAATCCGAGATTACGCATCATTTATCCGTCTTGCTCAGCAGGCTTACAATCAAGGCAATAAAAAAGCAGCTTTTTTACTTGAAGATATCTACATTAAACAAGGAAATCTGCAAAAAGCCTTTTACTGGATGCAAAAAGGGGACTTAACTCTCTCGAGCCAGCGAGATTTTCAAAACCATCTCTATCTCGTTCGCCACTTCCTCACCTCATTTTCTGATCAAAAATATTTTTTGGAAACTTTCGAAAAGATAGCTCAAAACAATCCCTTGGCAGCATACGCTTTGGCAAAATTCTATAATGACCCCACCAACCCCTTTTATGCTCCAAAAAGAGCACTCTATTTTTACAAAATCGCCTATGCAAGTGGAAACATAGATGCCGGTTTGGGACTGGCACGGTTATACGCATATCAATATCACGATGAGGCACAAGCACTCAAAATTTTAGGAGAACTGGTTGCGCAGAAAAACGCGCGGGCAGCTTATGAGATAGGCAATATCTTTTACCAAAAGATGCAAAAAAGCTTACAAAGCTACAATCATCCATGCATCACCACACATTTTCAAAAACCAGATCAATTTTATGTCAAGAAAACAACCCTGTTCAAACTCCAAGAACTCTATATGCAAAAAGGAGTCGCTGTTTGGTATCAAAAAGCTTATGATATGGGATACAAGGCAGCCATGCTTCGACTCATCGCTTTCGATATTGATCAAAAACGGCTTGGAACCCCAAACAGCTACTCCAAAATGACCCCTCAAGAGGCGGAAGATTTTCTACTCTCCTATCCAGACAGCAGCCCAAAACCAAAACTGCTTTTAGCTCGCCTCTATACCGCTTATCCAACGTTAGGAAAAACAGAACTGGCTGAATCAATCTACATAGACTATATGGATCAAAATCTCACAGATGCAGAGTGGAAGCTCTATCAGCTCTACCGTATCAAAGGTACAAAAAACTATCGCGCACAAACCTATCTGCAAGACCTTGTCCAAAGAGGTTTCAAACCGGCTCTTATCACATGGGCTTACCAAAATCTTCTTGCAAACAAAGAAAAAAGGCATTCATACAAAATCCTTCTTGATGCGGCGCAAAAAGGAGATGTGAATGCAATCAGCTATCTTTATACCCTTCAATCAAAAGGAATTATTAAAGATGTTCCGATCTTTGAACTCTTAGAAAAAGCATGCGAAACCGATCCTTTGAATTCATCGATTGATTTGCAATTTGCAGCGTATTATCTGAAAAACAACAAACTGACTCAAAGTGCGACCATTTTTCAGTACTACGCACAGCACAATAATGACAAAGCCCAATTCCATCTTGCTCAAATCTATAAAAATCTTTGCAAAGTAAACCTGCAAACATACTGGCTCGAAAAAGCAAAAATGCACAACAACAGGCGTGCACAAATCGAGTATGCCTCTTTGGTGTTTGATGGATTTATCGACGGAAATATCCAAGAAACCGTACATATGTTGGATACGTACGCCCAAGAGGGTGACATCCTTTCAGCTAACATCCTCGGCGATGCCTATGCAGAGGGAAAAGGGGTAGATTTCAATCCAAAAGCGGCCATTTACTACTACACTTTGGCTATTAAAAATGGAGATGGCAACGGATATATAAACATAGCCTCCCTTTACGAAAAAATCAATATCGATCATAGATACGACAATATTATAGAAAATATGTATCTCAAAGCGATCTCTGCACATGCCAAAAATGCAAAAGTACTGTACGCGCAGTTTCTTGTCAAAAAAGGAGCAATCAAGAAAGCCAAAGAGCTTCTCTTGAGCGATCTGCGCAATCCAAAGGCAAAAGTGCTTCTTTATAAAATTACAGGGAAAAACTACTATTTGCATCAAGGACCACTAACCGACAATGGTAGACTCCTGTTGCAATACGCCGCATCCATTGCCAAAAAGTCTCGTAAAAAGGCTCTTTTGTATGCTTTTAGAGCACATCTGTGCAATACGCCTTCCAGCGGAAAACTGACATATGATCTGATGCGTTTTATCAACGATTCCAAAACAATCAAGCGAATCTACGAAAAAGCAAAAAGGTATCCTCGATGCACCAACTAA